One window of Ziziphus jujuba cultivar Dongzao chromosome 5, ASM3175591v1 genomic DNA carries:
- the LOC107420757 gene encoding phospho-2-dehydro-3-deoxyheptonate aldolase 1, chloroplastic: protein MALTGSTSVVSAKSLIQGQSLLSSSKSHQPSFSTNPINKPKSLGPIVAVHAAEPAKNPVVSDKPTKQQSPTVSSSSSSSTTTTTSTNNAVSGKWTLDSWKTKKALQLPEYPDKEDLETVLKTLEAFPPIVFAGEARNLEERLGEAALGNAFLLQGGDCAESFKEFNANNIRDTFRILLQMGAVLMFGGQMPVIKVGRMAGQFAKPRSDPFEEKDGVKLPSYRGDNVNGDAFDAKSRIPDPQRLIRAYCQSAATLNLLRAFATGGYAAMQRVTQWNLDFTEHSEQGDRYRELAHRVDEALGFMAAAGLTVDHPIMTTTEFWTSHECLLLPYEQSLTRLDSTSGLYYDCSAHMLWVGERTRQLDGAHVEFLRGVANPLGIKVSDKMNPNDLVKLIEILNPQNKPGRITVIARMGAENMRVKLPHLIRAVRRAGQIVTWVSDPMHGNTIKAPCGLKTRPFDAIRAEVRAFFDVHEQEGSHPGGVHLEMTGQNVTECIGGSRTVTFDDLSSRYHTHCDPRLNASQSLELAFIIAERLRKRRISSQQLLSL, encoded by the exons ATGGCTCTCACAGGCTCTACTTCCGTGGTCTCCGCCAAATCTTTGATTCAGGGTCAGTCTCTGTTATCTTCTTCTAAATCTCACCAACCATCTTTCTCTACCAACCCCATCAATAAGCCCAAGTCTCTCGGCCCCATCGTCGCGGTCCACGCCGCCGAACCTGCTAAGAACCCTGTTGTCTCTGATAAGCCCACGAAGCAGCAGAGTCCGACggtgtcttcttcttcttcttcttcgacgACGACGACTACGTCGACCAACAATGCGGTTTCTGGTAAATGGACCTTGGACAGCTGGAAAACAAAGAAGGCGCTGCAGTTGCCTGAATATCCTGATAAGGAAGACCTTGAGACGGTTCTGAAGACGCTCGAAGCTTTCCCTCCTATAGTTTTCGCCGGAGAGGCCAGGAACTTGGAGGAGCGTTTGGGAGAAGCCGCCTTGGGAAACGCTTTTCTTCTTCAGGGGGGAGACTGCGCTGAGAGTTTCAAGGAGTTCAATGCCAATAACATTCGTGACACTTTCAGGATTCTCCTTCAGATGGGTGCTGTTTTGATGTTTGGAGGTCAAATGCCCGTCATTAAG GTGGGAAGAATGGCCGGTCAATTTGCGAAGCCGAGATCGGATCCTTTTGAGGAGAAGGATGGTGTGAAGCTTCCCAGTTACAGAGGTGACAACGTAAACGGAGATGCCTTCGATGCGAAATCGAGGATTCCAGACCCTCAAAGGTTGATTAGAGCCTACTGTCAATCTGCGGCTACTCTGAACCTTCTGAGAGCTTTCGCCACTGGAGGATATGCGGCTATGCAGAGGGTCACCCAGTGGAATCTGGATTTCACCGAGCACAGCGAGCAGGGAGATAG GTACCGGGAACTAGCTCACCGGGTTGATGAGGCTCTTGGATTCATGGCTGCAGCTGGGCTCACCGTAGACCATCCAATCATGACAACTACTGAATTTTGGACCTCTCATGAGTGCTTGCTCTTGCCATATGAGCAATCGCTTACGAGATTGGATTCAACTTCTGGCCTTTACTATGATTGCTCTGCTCACATGCTTTGGGTAGGTGAACGTACCAGGCAACTAGATGGTGCCCATGTTGAGTTTCTGAGAGGAGTTGCTAATCCCTTGGGTATTAAG GTGAGTGATAAGATGAATCCCAATGACCTAGTCAAGCTCATTGAGATTTTGAATCCTCAGAACAAACCAGGGAGGATAACAGTCATCGCAAGAATGGGAGCAGAGAACATGAGAGTGAAGCTTCCCCATCTTATTAGGGCAGTTCGCAGAGCTGGGCAAATTGTCACATGGGTTAGTGATCCTATGCATGGGAATACCATCAAGGCTCCCTGTGGTCTCAAAACACGCCCCTTCGATGCCATCAGG GCTGAGGTGAGAGCATTCTTTGACGTGCATGAGCAAGAAGGAAGTCATCCTGGAGGAGTTCATCTGGAGATGACAGGCCAGAATGTGACCGAATGCATTGGAGGATCTCGCACTGTGACATTTGATGACTTGAGCTCCCGCTACCACACTCACTGTGATCCTAGGCTTAATGCATCTCAGTCTCTTGAGCTTGCCTTTATCATTGCTGAGCGCCTTAGAAAACGAAGGATCAGTTCACAGCAACTCTTGTCGCTTTAG